One Phalacrocorax aristotelis chromosome Z, bGulAri2.1, whole genome shotgun sequence DNA window includes the following coding sequences:
- the KANK1 gene encoding KN motif and ankyrin repeat domain-containing protein 1 isoform X1 — protein MAYAANTNSSATEKEEVILNGEDEKERKDLYFVETPYGYQLDLDFLKYVDDIQKGNTIKKLNIRKKRKAVPASVGTKNSGGQCSGWTSTESLSSSNSDENKQFGLAVRSQVTSSVAARPSVSFEASPSYLTVPESKQLLPPSPQPPRHNLHVTKTLMETRRRLEQERMMQVTPGDVRRPRLSSFGGMGSTSSLPSFVGSSGYSHMSHQLQNGYQGNSDYGACFSPSLGSSIRHSPMSSGISTPVTNVSPVHLQHIREQMAVALKRLKELEEQVKTIPVLQVKISVLQEEKRHMMAELKNQGKATQNDVCGFRKRSYSAGNAEQWEHMSQVRRGGELYIDCEEEVESVEQSSQRIEEFRQLTAEMQALEKKIQDSNYESPANLRVNRESLTKETRSVAVGAEENMNDVVMYNRSARQHREVAVGTEKEMRESGVGVTEAMLGLSTEVEKEIELQQQTIEALKEKIYRLEVQLKETTHDREMTKLKQELQAAGSRKKVDKAVMARPHVVSRMVEAVIQTRDQMVGNHVDVADSSVGNHLQTSSVGTSCRPAMQSAAAGPELLMSRWLVRERAEVRDQGTGRSVELHDKAVGTEVSICETGVNTEEQAGVLSPSWEAQSLRAVRSVGCGDCSVDVVICTPKERVSRETATEAVPRAEATVMAVPSMASRQTSTTLEMVSQCTGTEAVSLSDCGTNTSLSSCDKQTNTESVETRSVAVGDGRVKDIHVSAKTRSVGVGTLLSSHPGFEKPSAIKTKDFGVGQININENYLVGLKMRSIACGPPPLPVMPAGTRSIGVGGESVCEPVSGLLESPLPPPELRTGLDHYIERVQKLLQEQQMLLAENYSELAEAFGEPHSQIGSLNSQLISTLTSINSVMKYASTEELQSLDLQKQCTERSTASGATLEYIPHGQLANAHLTSNLRMLKLEQDIVPAQEERKTPLVEAVRGRKSFSSQDKTLAPINLTDDQLASGLYVCTNNENTLKSIMKKRDGKKDLSNTKKNLQFVGINGGYETTSSDDSSSEESSSSDSEEECEGHVYPNSRHTEEGQPMSHTPEVCAVGAEKDSPPPECEAEEVEIRERYELSEKMLSACHLLRNNIDDPKALTNKDVLKSLITTASHPASEQQRFCLNTIQHEWFRISSQKSAVPEMVGDYITAFEEISPAVLRHIINMADGNGNTALHYSVSHSNFEIVKLLLDANVCNVNHQNKAGYTPIMLAALAAVEAEKDMRIVEELFSCGDVNAKASQAGQTALMLAVSHGRIDMVKALLACGADVNIQDDEGSTALMCASEHGHVEIVKLLLAQPGCNGTLEDNDGSTALSIALEAGHKDIAVLLYAHVNFSKTQSPGTPRLSRKTSPGPTHRATFE, from the exons aaaaagaggaagttATTCTAAACggagaagatgaaaaagaacGGAAAGACCTCTATTTTGTGGAAACACCTTATGGCTACCAGCTAGACTTGGATTTTCTGAAGTATGTGGATGATATACAAAAGGGGAATACCATTAAGAAATTAAACATCCgaaagaagaggaaagctgTACCAGCCTCAGTGGGTACCAAGAACTCTGGTGGCCAGTGCAGTGGCTGGACCTCCACAGAATCTCTCTCTTCGTCGAACAGTGATGAGAACAAGCAGTTTGGTCTGGCGGTGAGGAGTCAAGTAACCTCATCTGTTGCTGCAAGACCCTCAGTTTCCTTTGAAGCATCTCCTTCCTACTTAACCGTCCCCGAGAGTAAGcagcttctccctccctccccccaaccTCCTCGGCACAACCTCCATGTAACAAAAACCCTCATGGAAACACGGAGGCGACTCGAGCAGGAGAGGATGATGCAGGTCACGCCTGGAGATGTCCGCAGGCCCCGGCTTTCCAGCTTTGGAGGCATGGGCTCCACGAGCTCCCTCCCCTCTTTTGTGGGATCCAGCGGGTACAGTCACATGTCTCACCAGCTGCAGAATGGGTATCAGGGGAACAGCGACTATGGTGCCTGCTTCAGCCCCTCCTTGGGCAGTTCTATTCGTCACAGTCCCATGAGCTCGGGAATATCCACGCCGGTCACCAACGTGAGCCCAGTGCATCTGCAGCACATCAGGGAGCAAATGGCTGTTGCCCTCAAGCGTCTCAAGGAGCTTGAGGAGCAAGTCAAGACCATTCCTGTGCTGCAGGTCAAAATTTCCGTGTTACAGGAAGAGAAGAGGCACATGATGGCTGAGCTCAAAAACCAGGGGAAAGCCACTCAAAATGATGTGTGTGGTTTCAGAAAGCGATCCTACAGTGCAGGAAATGCAGAGCAGTGGGAACACATGTCTCAGGTGAGAAGAGGTGGAGAACTGTATATAGATtgtgaggaggaggtggagagtGTGGAGCAGAGCTCTCAGAGGATAGAGGAGTTCAGGCAGCTGACAGCTGAGATGCAAgccctggagaaaaaaatccaggatAGCAACTATGAAAGTCCAGCAAACCTTCGGGTGAACAGAGAAAGCCTGACAAAAGAAACTCGATCTGTTGCTGTAGGTGCTGAAGAGAACATGAATGATGTTGTTATGTACAACAGATCTGCGAGGCAACACAGAGAAGTAGCTGTggggacagagaaagaaatgagagagtCTGGGGTTGGGGTGACGGAGGCCATGCTTGGCTTGTCTACGGAGGTTGAGAAAGAGATAGAGCTTCAGCAGCAGACCATCGAAGCCCTTAAGGAGAAGATTTACAGACTAGAGGTTCAGTTAAAGGAAACAACCCATGACAGGGAAATGACCAAATTAAAACAGGAGCTGCAGGCGGCTGGGTCTAGGAAAAAAGTGGATAAAGCTGTGATGGCTCGGCCCCATGTGGTCAGCAGGATGGTGGAGGCTGTCATACAAACGAGAGACCAAATGGTGGGAAACCACGTGGATGTTGCCGATTCGTCGGTGGGAAACCACCTGCAGACGAGCAGCGTCGGCACCTCCTGCAGACCTGCCATGCAGAGCGCAGCTGCAGGCCCCGAGCTGCTGATGAGCCGGTGGCTGGTGAGGGAGAGGGCAGAGGTGCGAGACCAGGGCACAGGGAGGTCCGTTGAGCTGCACGATAAGGCagtgggcacagaggtgagcaTCTGTGAGACAGGTGTCAACAcggaggagcaggcaggtgttctgAGCCCCAGCTGGGAGGCACAGTCGCTCAGAGCAGTGAGGTCTGTGGGTTGTGGGGATTGCTCGGTGGACGTGGTGATTTGCACCCCTAAGGAGCGTGTGTCCCGCGAAACGGCCACAGAGGCTGTGCCCAGGGCAGAGGCGACGGTGATGGCCGTGCCTTCTATGGCTAGCCGGCAAACTAGCACCACTTTGGAGATGGTGAGCCAGTGCACCGGCACGGAGGCGGTCTCCCTATCAGACTGTGGGACGaacacctctctgagcagctgtGATAAACAGACAAACACTGAGAGCGTGGAGACGCGGAGCGTGGCAGTAGGAGATGGCAGGGTGAAGGACATCCACGTGTCTGCTAAAACACGTTCGGTTGGAGTGGGCACCTTGTTGTCTAGCCACCCTGGCTTTGAAAAGCCCTCTGCAATAAAAACCAAAGACTTTGGTGTTGGGCAGATAAACATTAATGAGAACTACCTGGTTGGTCTTAAAATGAGGAGCATTGCCTGTGGACCACCTCCGTTGCCAGTTATGCCAGCTGGCACCAGGAGCATCGGTGTTGGTGGAGAGTCTGTGTGTGAACCAGTGAGTGGTCTGTTGGAAAGCCCTCTGCCTCCACCTGAGCTGAGGACGGGCTTGGATCACTACATCGAGCGTgtgcagaagctgctgcaggaacagcagaTGCTGCTCGCTGAAAATTACAGTGAATTGGCAGAAGCTTTTGGGGAGCCGCACTCCCAGATTGGATCTCTCAATTCGCAGCTCATCAGCACCCTCACCTCCATCAACTCCGTCATGAAATACGCCagcacagaggagctgcagagccTGGACCTTCAGAAGCAGTGCACGGAGAGAAGCACCGCGTCAG GTGCTACTTTGGAGTACATCCCTCATGGTCAACTTGCAAATGCCCACTTAACCTCAAATTTGCGAATGCTGAAGTTGGAGCAGGACATTGTGCCTgctcaggaggagaggaagactCCCCTAGTGGAAGCTGTTCGGGGAAGGAAGTCCTTTTCTTCTCAGGACAAAACTCTCGCTCCAATTAACCTGACAGATGACCAGCTTGCCTCTGGCCTCTATG TATGTACTAATAATGAAAACACACTCAAATCTATCATGAAGAAAAGGGATGGGAAAAAGGATTTGAGCAACACCAAGAAGAACCTGCAGTTTGTTGGCATTAATGGCGG GTACGAGACAACGTCCAGCGATGACTCCAGCTCTGAGGAGAGCTCCTCCTCCGATTCAGAGGAGGAGTGTGAGGGCCATGTGTACCCCAACAGCCGGCACACAGAGGAGGGGCAGCCCATGTCCCACACACCAGAGGTCTGCGCTGTGGGGGCAGAGAAGGACAGCCCTCCACCAGAGTGTGAGGCCGAGGAGGTGGAAATCAGAGAGAG ATACGAACTAAGTGAAAAGATGCTTTCTGCCTGTCATCTGCTGAGAAACAACATTGATGACCCCAAGGCATTGACCAACAAAGATGTG CTAAAATCCCTTATTACTACAGCCAGCCATCCTGCAAGTGAACAACAG AGGTTTTGTTTAAATACCATCCAGCACGAGTGGTTTCGTATCTCAAGTCAGAAGTCAGCTGTCCCTGAAATGGTTGGAGACTATATAACTGCTTTTGAAGAGATTTCCCCTGCTGTCCTCAGACATATCATCAACATGGCAGATGGAAACGGAAACACAGCTCTGCATTACAGCGTCTCACATTCTAACTTTGAAATTGTAAAGCTGCTTCTGGATGCAA ATGTCTGTAACGTAAATCATCAGAACAAGGCCGGCTATACCCCCATCATGCTTGCTGCGCTTGCAGCTGTGGAAGCAGAGAAGGACATGAGGATAGTGGAGGAACTGTTCAGCTGTGGGGATGTGAATGCTAAAGCCAGCCAG GCTGGTCAGACCGCACTGATGCTAGCTGTGAGTCATGGGCGGATAGACATGGTCAAAGCTTTGCTGGCCTGTGGTGCAGACGTCAATATCCAGGACGATGAAGGCTCTACAGCACTGATGTGTGCTAGTGAACACGGACACGTAGAAATTGTCAAACTTCTGCTGGCTCAGCCTGGGTGTAATGGCACCCTGGAGGACAAT gatggcagcacagcactTTCAATAGCCCTGGAAGCTGGACATAAGGACATAGCGGTTCTCCTTTATGCCCATGTCAACTTTTCCAAAACCCAGTCACCG GGCACTCCTAGGCTAAGCAGAAAGACGTCTCCTGGTCCCACCCACAGAGCCACGTTTGAGTAA
- the KANK1 gene encoding KN motif and ankyrin repeat domain-containing protein 1 isoform X2: MAYAANTNSSATEKEEVILNGEDEKERKDLYFVETPYGYQLDLDFLKYVDDIQKGNTIKKLNIRKKRKAVPASVGTKNSGGQCSGWTSTESLSSSNSDENKQFGLAVRSQVTSSVAARPSVSFEASPSYLTVPESKQLLPPSPQPPRHNLHVTKTLMETRRRLEQERMMQVTPGDVRRPRLSSFGGMGSTSSLPSFVGSSGYSHMSHQLQNGYQGNSDYGACFSPSLGSSIRHSPMSSGISTPVTNVSPVHLQHIREQMAVALKRLKELEEQVKTIPVLQVKISVLQEEKRHMMAELKNQGKATQNDVCGFRKRSYSAGNAEQWEHMSQVRRGGELYIDCEEEVESVEQSSQRIEEFRQLTAEMQALEKKIQDSNYESPANLRVNRESLTKETRSVAVGAEENMNDVVMYNRSARQHREVAVGTEKEMRESGVGVTEAMLGLSTEVEKEIELQQQTIEALKEKIYRLEVQLKETTHDREMTKLKQELQAAGSRKKVDKAVMARPHVVSRMVEAVIQTRDQMVGNHVDVADSSVGNHLQTSSVGTSCRPAMQSAAAGPELLMSRWLVRERAEVRDQGTGRSVELHDKAVGTEVSICETGVNTEEQAGVLSPSWEAQSLRAVRSVGCGDCSVDVVICTPKERVSRETATEAVPRAEATVMAVPSMASRQTSTTLEMVSQCTGTEAVSLSDCGTNTSLSSCDKQTNTESVETRSVAVGDGRVKDIHVSAKTRSVGVGTLLSSHPGFEKPSAIKTKDFGVGQININENYLVGLKMRSIACGPPPLPVMPAGTRSIGVGGESVCEPVSGLLESPLPPPELRTGLDHYIERVQKLLQEQQMLLAENYSELAEAFGEPHSQIGSLNSQLISTLTSINSVMKYASTEELQSLDLQKQCTERSTASGATLEYIPHGQLANAHLTSNLRMLKLEQDIVPAQEERKTPLVEAVRGRKSFSSQDKTLAPINLTDDQLASGLYVCTNNENTLKSIMKKRDGKKDLSNTKKNLQFVGINGGYETTSSDDSSSEESSSSDSEEECEGHVYPNSRHTEEGQPMSHTPEVCAVGAEKDSPPPECEAEEVEIRERYELSEKMLSACHLLRNNIDDPKALTNKDVRFCLNTIQHEWFRISSQKSAVPEMVGDYITAFEEISPAVLRHIINMADGNGNTALHYSVSHSNFEIVKLLLDANVCNVNHQNKAGYTPIMLAALAAVEAEKDMRIVEELFSCGDVNAKASQAGQTALMLAVSHGRIDMVKALLACGADVNIQDDEGSTALMCASEHGHVEIVKLLLAQPGCNGTLEDNDGSTALSIALEAGHKDIAVLLYAHVNFSKTQSPGTPRLSRKTSPGPTHRATFE, translated from the exons aaaaagaggaagttATTCTAAACggagaagatgaaaaagaacGGAAAGACCTCTATTTTGTGGAAACACCTTATGGCTACCAGCTAGACTTGGATTTTCTGAAGTATGTGGATGATATACAAAAGGGGAATACCATTAAGAAATTAAACATCCgaaagaagaggaaagctgTACCAGCCTCAGTGGGTACCAAGAACTCTGGTGGCCAGTGCAGTGGCTGGACCTCCACAGAATCTCTCTCTTCGTCGAACAGTGATGAGAACAAGCAGTTTGGTCTGGCGGTGAGGAGTCAAGTAACCTCATCTGTTGCTGCAAGACCCTCAGTTTCCTTTGAAGCATCTCCTTCCTACTTAACCGTCCCCGAGAGTAAGcagcttctccctccctccccccaaccTCCTCGGCACAACCTCCATGTAACAAAAACCCTCATGGAAACACGGAGGCGACTCGAGCAGGAGAGGATGATGCAGGTCACGCCTGGAGATGTCCGCAGGCCCCGGCTTTCCAGCTTTGGAGGCATGGGCTCCACGAGCTCCCTCCCCTCTTTTGTGGGATCCAGCGGGTACAGTCACATGTCTCACCAGCTGCAGAATGGGTATCAGGGGAACAGCGACTATGGTGCCTGCTTCAGCCCCTCCTTGGGCAGTTCTATTCGTCACAGTCCCATGAGCTCGGGAATATCCACGCCGGTCACCAACGTGAGCCCAGTGCATCTGCAGCACATCAGGGAGCAAATGGCTGTTGCCCTCAAGCGTCTCAAGGAGCTTGAGGAGCAAGTCAAGACCATTCCTGTGCTGCAGGTCAAAATTTCCGTGTTACAGGAAGAGAAGAGGCACATGATGGCTGAGCTCAAAAACCAGGGGAAAGCCACTCAAAATGATGTGTGTGGTTTCAGAAAGCGATCCTACAGTGCAGGAAATGCAGAGCAGTGGGAACACATGTCTCAGGTGAGAAGAGGTGGAGAACTGTATATAGATtgtgaggaggaggtggagagtGTGGAGCAGAGCTCTCAGAGGATAGAGGAGTTCAGGCAGCTGACAGCTGAGATGCAAgccctggagaaaaaaatccaggatAGCAACTATGAAAGTCCAGCAAACCTTCGGGTGAACAGAGAAAGCCTGACAAAAGAAACTCGATCTGTTGCTGTAGGTGCTGAAGAGAACATGAATGATGTTGTTATGTACAACAGATCTGCGAGGCAACACAGAGAAGTAGCTGTggggacagagaaagaaatgagagagtCTGGGGTTGGGGTGACGGAGGCCATGCTTGGCTTGTCTACGGAGGTTGAGAAAGAGATAGAGCTTCAGCAGCAGACCATCGAAGCCCTTAAGGAGAAGATTTACAGACTAGAGGTTCAGTTAAAGGAAACAACCCATGACAGGGAAATGACCAAATTAAAACAGGAGCTGCAGGCGGCTGGGTCTAGGAAAAAAGTGGATAAAGCTGTGATGGCTCGGCCCCATGTGGTCAGCAGGATGGTGGAGGCTGTCATACAAACGAGAGACCAAATGGTGGGAAACCACGTGGATGTTGCCGATTCGTCGGTGGGAAACCACCTGCAGACGAGCAGCGTCGGCACCTCCTGCAGACCTGCCATGCAGAGCGCAGCTGCAGGCCCCGAGCTGCTGATGAGCCGGTGGCTGGTGAGGGAGAGGGCAGAGGTGCGAGACCAGGGCACAGGGAGGTCCGTTGAGCTGCACGATAAGGCagtgggcacagaggtgagcaTCTGTGAGACAGGTGTCAACAcggaggagcaggcaggtgttctgAGCCCCAGCTGGGAGGCACAGTCGCTCAGAGCAGTGAGGTCTGTGGGTTGTGGGGATTGCTCGGTGGACGTGGTGATTTGCACCCCTAAGGAGCGTGTGTCCCGCGAAACGGCCACAGAGGCTGTGCCCAGGGCAGAGGCGACGGTGATGGCCGTGCCTTCTATGGCTAGCCGGCAAACTAGCACCACTTTGGAGATGGTGAGCCAGTGCACCGGCACGGAGGCGGTCTCCCTATCAGACTGTGGGACGaacacctctctgagcagctgtGATAAACAGACAAACACTGAGAGCGTGGAGACGCGGAGCGTGGCAGTAGGAGATGGCAGGGTGAAGGACATCCACGTGTCTGCTAAAACACGTTCGGTTGGAGTGGGCACCTTGTTGTCTAGCCACCCTGGCTTTGAAAAGCCCTCTGCAATAAAAACCAAAGACTTTGGTGTTGGGCAGATAAACATTAATGAGAACTACCTGGTTGGTCTTAAAATGAGGAGCATTGCCTGTGGACCACCTCCGTTGCCAGTTATGCCAGCTGGCACCAGGAGCATCGGTGTTGGTGGAGAGTCTGTGTGTGAACCAGTGAGTGGTCTGTTGGAAAGCCCTCTGCCTCCACCTGAGCTGAGGACGGGCTTGGATCACTACATCGAGCGTgtgcagaagctgctgcaggaacagcagaTGCTGCTCGCTGAAAATTACAGTGAATTGGCAGAAGCTTTTGGGGAGCCGCACTCCCAGATTGGATCTCTCAATTCGCAGCTCATCAGCACCCTCACCTCCATCAACTCCGTCATGAAATACGCCagcacagaggagctgcagagccTGGACCTTCAGAAGCAGTGCACGGAGAGAAGCACCGCGTCAG GTGCTACTTTGGAGTACATCCCTCATGGTCAACTTGCAAATGCCCACTTAACCTCAAATTTGCGAATGCTGAAGTTGGAGCAGGACATTGTGCCTgctcaggaggagaggaagactCCCCTAGTGGAAGCTGTTCGGGGAAGGAAGTCCTTTTCTTCTCAGGACAAAACTCTCGCTCCAATTAACCTGACAGATGACCAGCTTGCCTCTGGCCTCTATG TATGTACTAATAATGAAAACACACTCAAATCTATCATGAAGAAAAGGGATGGGAAAAAGGATTTGAGCAACACCAAGAAGAACCTGCAGTTTGTTGGCATTAATGGCGG GTACGAGACAACGTCCAGCGATGACTCCAGCTCTGAGGAGAGCTCCTCCTCCGATTCAGAGGAGGAGTGTGAGGGCCATGTGTACCCCAACAGCCGGCACACAGAGGAGGGGCAGCCCATGTCCCACACACCAGAGGTCTGCGCTGTGGGGGCAGAGAAGGACAGCCCTCCACCAGAGTGTGAGGCCGAGGAGGTGGAAATCAGAGAGAG ATACGAACTAAGTGAAAAGATGCTTTCTGCCTGTCATCTGCTGAGAAACAACATTGATGACCCCAAGGCATTGACCAACAAAGATGTG AGGTTTTGTTTAAATACCATCCAGCACGAGTGGTTTCGTATCTCAAGTCAGAAGTCAGCTGTCCCTGAAATGGTTGGAGACTATATAACTGCTTTTGAAGAGATTTCCCCTGCTGTCCTCAGACATATCATCAACATGGCAGATGGAAACGGAAACACAGCTCTGCATTACAGCGTCTCACATTCTAACTTTGAAATTGTAAAGCTGCTTCTGGATGCAA ATGTCTGTAACGTAAATCATCAGAACAAGGCCGGCTATACCCCCATCATGCTTGCTGCGCTTGCAGCTGTGGAAGCAGAGAAGGACATGAGGATAGTGGAGGAACTGTTCAGCTGTGGGGATGTGAATGCTAAAGCCAGCCAG GCTGGTCAGACCGCACTGATGCTAGCTGTGAGTCATGGGCGGATAGACATGGTCAAAGCTTTGCTGGCCTGTGGTGCAGACGTCAATATCCAGGACGATGAAGGCTCTACAGCACTGATGTGTGCTAGTGAACACGGACACGTAGAAATTGTCAAACTTCTGCTGGCTCAGCCTGGGTGTAATGGCACCCTGGAGGACAAT gatggcagcacagcactTTCAATAGCCCTGGAAGCTGGACATAAGGACATAGCGGTTCTCCTTTATGCCCATGTCAACTTTTCCAAAACCCAGTCACCG GGCACTCCTAGGCTAAGCAGAAAGACGTCTCCTGGTCCCACCCACAGAGCCACGTTTGAGTAA